One Malus sylvestris chromosome 14, drMalSylv7.2, whole genome shotgun sequence DNA segment encodes these proteins:
- the LOC126599772 gene encoding cytochrome P450 76A2-like yields MILESKNVTMLHFFNFNEWNFLVCLIIFFLPVLVFLIRRSSSSSGHRRLPPGPKGWPVIGNMFDLGTMPHRTLTDLGHKFGPVIWLTLGVRNTMSVQSAKAAAEFFKNHDLSFVERTVNENARVHDYHKGSLAMAPYGTHWRVMRRLVTVEMVVNKRINETAFIRRKCIDNMQLWIEEEASKVKEGRGVHVARFVFLMTFNLLGNLMLSRDLVDPNSEEGMEFFKAMNGLMEWNGSGNVVDFFPWLRWLDPQGLKRKMKRDLGKAIQIASKFVKGRIQEREVGGEKTKDFLDVLLEFEGNGIDEPAKISDHDLNIFILEIFMAGSETTSSTTEWALTELLCNPATLVEAKAELNRVIGPSRKIEESDIDNLPYLQGIIKETLRLHPPIPFLVPRKAMHDTSFMGYFVPKDTQVFVNAYAIGRDPDAWRDEPTLFKPERFIGSKTDYRGQNYELVPFGAGRRMCAGVPLAHRMLHLTLGTLLHQFDWSLDANVTRETMDWKDKLGITMRKSEPLLAVPTKCFL; encoded by the exons ATGATTTTAGAGAGCAAAAACGTTACAATGCTTCATTTCTTCAACTTCAATGAGTGGAATTTTCTTGTCTGTTTGATAATCTTCTTTTTACCAGTTCTGGTCTTCTTGATCCGCCGGAGTTCATCAAGCTCGGGTCACCGTAGGCTTCCTCCCGGACCAAAAGGATGGCCTGTAATCGGCAACATGTTCGACCTCGGCACAATGCCACACAGGACTCTCACTGACCTAGGACACAAGTTTGGCCCTGTAATTTGGCTTACACTTGGTGTGAGAAACACTATGTCAGTTCAATCTGCCAAGGCAGCTGCAGAGTTTTTCAAAAACCATGACCTCTCATTTGTAGAGCGCACAGTCAACGAAAACGCTAGGGTTCATGACTACCACAAAGGTTCCCTGGCAATGGCCCCGTACGGCACACACTGGCGCGTGATGAGGCGGTTAGTGACAGTGGAGATGGTGGTGAACAAACGCATCAACGAGACGGCTTTCATAAGAAGAAAGTGCATAGACAACATGCAGTTGTGGATTGAAGAGGAAGCGTCCAAAGTCAAAGAAGGGCGTGGGGTTCATGTGGCGCGTTTCGTGTTCCTTATGACTTTCAACCTTCTTGGCAACCTCATGTTGTCTAGGGACTTGGTGGATCCGAATTCGGAAGAAGGGATGGAGTTTTTTAAAGCAATGAATGGACTGATGGAGTGGAATGGGAGTGGCAACGTGGTAGATTTTTTTCCATGGCTGAGGTGGCTTGATCCGCAAGGCCTGAAGAGGAAGATGAAAAGGGATCTTGGAAAAGCTATACAAATTGCCTCTAAGTTTGTCAAAGGACGCATCCAAGAGAGGGAGGTGGGTGGAGAGAAAACTAAGGACTTCTTGGATGTGTTGCTTGAATTTGAAGGCAACGGAATTGACGAGCCAGCTAAAATCTCTGATCACGATCTCAATATTTTCATACTG GAAATATTTATGGCTGGTTCAGAAACAACAAGCAGCACCACAGAATGGGCATTGACCGAGCTGTTATGCAACCCGGCAACGCTTGTCGAGGCGAAAGCCGAGCTCAATCGAGTAATAGGTCCAAGCAGAAAGATTGAAGAGAGTGATATCGACAATCTTCCATACTTGCAGGGCATAATCAAAGAAACACTCAGATTGCATCCACCAATTCCTTTCCTAGTACCAAGAAAGGCAATGCATGACACCAGTTTCATGGGGTACTTTGTACCCAAAGACACACAGGTGTTTGTGAATGCTTATGCAATTGGAAGAGATCCAGATGCGTGGCGTGATGAGCCGACGTTGTTTAAGCCCGAGAGGTTCATAGGCTCAAAGACTGATTACAGGGGGCAGAATTATGAGTTGGTTCCGTTTGGAGCTGGGAGAAGAATGTGTGCCGGTGTGCCTCTGGCTCATAGAATGCTGCATCTTACATTGGGGACGTTGCTTCACCAATTTGATTGGTCACTGGATGCAAATGTTACTAGAGAAACCATGGATTGGAAGGACAAGTTGGGGATAACAATGAGAAAATCTGAGCCATTGCTAGCAGTGCCCACGAAGTGCTTCTTATAA